DNA sequence from the Hemitrygon akajei chromosome 8, sHemAka1.3, whole genome shotgun sequence genome:
tattttgtggcagcaatatatTGCATGACATAAAaactaagttacaataagaagtaaaataaataagtaaagcaAATGAGGAATGATGAGGTCATATTCAATGGGTCCATGGATCATTAAGAATGTTAGGAGTGGGACtggaggcttctgtacctcctccttgatggcaataattagaagagggcacgtcccagATGatgagatccttaatgatggagccTTTCCTGCTTTCTTGAAgccttgccttttgaagatgactTTGATGGTCGGAAGGCATTGTACACGTGATGTGCATTGGCAAAGGGATTGGGAATACTCAAAGAAGCTTATGCAAAAATAATAAGACTGCTTAATCAGGCTGTAAACATAGCAAAACAAGCATTAGAATTTATCTTCACTTGAAAAGTAGAACAAATTACTATATTTGATTTTAACAATGGGTAAGTCATATTTAAAGTGCTGTATATCACATTTAGTTATCACATTATAAACAAGGAAcaattgaaatatttaaggaggcCTCGTATGCAAGGCCACATCCATAAGGATAGGTTTCTTATCCCTTGAAAAATATAGAAAGCTGGGAGATGACCctataaatacaaaatattttaTAGAAAGTTACAGTGCCAAAAGCAATCCATGTTTGTCTGCAGGTACTTAAATATGAGAATACTTGCACCAACAACTCCTTGGGCAggatgttccagattccatcctATATATTCCAGATCTGTAATCTTCTGTATAAATGTTATAAATGGCCATTTTGACTGAAGGCCATTCATTGGCAATATTGGCTTATTCTCCAGTAGCATCACTTGATCTGCTGGGAACACCTGCATTCACAGCTTTTACATTCCTTTGTTAATGTTTCCTCTCTGTCTATAAATGTCTTCATTAACTTTGTGACTAGATGACTTCATCTATAGCTTATCTTCATAGTTTATATCCTGGCTTCACCCTACCAGAGATACCTTTTGTCCGAGCCGTTCCTTTCCCGTGTTCTCTGCAACCtaaactaacttgttttctccCTTTCCCAGTTCCAAACAGTGGTCTTCAatttgaaatgttaattcttttctttttttaaatgctgCATGACCATTTTGTGTTTCTTGAAACTTCTCTTTATATTTTAGATATTCAGGATCTTCATTTTTTAATTTTCATTGGCACTTCTTTTGGGGTATTTAGGGTTACTGAGGGCAGTATAAAATCATCACCTTTATCTGTGTTGCTGCTAAAGCACAGTCTGTTGATTAAATATCAACTTTAATCTACAACTCAGTTCCATTGATTCCAAACGCTTTGACAGTAACTCTGGTATATGATTCTTGAGTGAATTTGTAAAATATTTTATTCCATCAATCATGTTATAAAGTTATAACATGAAGAAAAAATGTACATGCAGAATCTGAGATTTATCAAAAATCAATAGGATTTGGCATATACATTATTGTATAACTTATGAAAATAAGTACCATTAGTCAAGTATTGTAATGTTACACGTGTTATCGTTAAAGCTTCCATGGCAGGAAATGCATGGGCTATACACAACACAGAAATAACCTCATTCATCATTTATAATTGATTTGATTTCAGGCCACATTAGCAACCTGTGGGTATGTAGGCCAATTAATACAGATAAAGCTAAACATAAATCTAACAGTTTACTTGCAACTTAAAATGGGCATTGAGGATAATGCTTAAAGATGGTGAAATTATAAACCCTGTTGAAAATTTTAGATAAcagaaaattaattaaattagTTGTGAAAAGGAAATGTTGAAATGAAATAACACCAAAATGAGGCTTTGGATACATACTTGTTGAATTTTACTAGATCTATTTGTTTACCACTAATTCACTGCATTCAGTGCCGGAACTTTTAACCATATAATTACCTATCAGGGATAAACTGTAGCATAAGttaagaattttattcaaaaGTATTATCTCAATTATATAAAAGCTAACTACGATACCACAAACATTGATATTTATTATGCTTCATGATATTGTATTTTTTCCTGATTTGCATGTTcctcggtattatttatttaatacagAATCTATACTGCTGTTTCTGATAAGGTTATGTTTTTTAAAAGTGCGTGAAATAGAAATGTGTCATCTTGGTTTGACCTGGGTATTCAAATAGGATGGGATAGCTTTGATTATGTATCTGTCAGGAAAAGGTCTCCAGACAGAAGATTGACAGATCAGATTTTTCAGTCTTGTGAAATGCTAATGCATGCAAAATTTTCATTGTGAAAAGAGGTGCATAATGGTTGCTTTGAGCCAAGCTGTATGTAATACCCATTAAAAGCTAGAAAGTTCAAAACTTATTCACAAGTCAGATGCTGGCATTTTATGCTCCACTTTGCTGGAAAGTGTAATTGATTGAAAACTTGCCTGCATGTCCACTGGGAAAAGAATATCTTGACATCAAATCAAAGAAACAGTCAGTCCAGTTATAATAACCGCAGCTTTTGCCATATATTTAGTTCATGCTATTCAATCATGTTTTCAGGCAAGTATGCTGGATTAGGAAGCATGTGCTTACATAAGAAGCTTAGCaaataattctttttttttggatttaGAAATTATTTCAACCATCAGAAACAGGCTTAAATCATATATAAATAATTCCACCACTGCTTTTAAATTCCACTTTATTATCTAATTTAAATTTGATGTAGTAGTATGCTGGTTAAGTTACTAAACTAAAAACCAGAGTTCTATATCTTCACTGTAAATATGAGCTTGAATCCCACCAAAGCAGCAGGGTATTTAAATGaaaataattactttaaaaaaacttaagcacatttaaaaaaaatagtctCAGTACTTTTCCATTTTcagagatactcaagccactAGTGATCGTACTACACTGCGCATCACAGTCAGATGTCAACGATCGAACATATGCTGTTGGGTGGTCTGGTTGCAAGCTAATTTTGGAGATTGGGATGGTTGGTGGTGGTTAGGTGAGGGAGAGATTGTAAGAGGCCGGAAGGTATTTGAAATTTATGCTTCACATTCTGACAAAACAGTATATGAATtagagaggtgggtgaggtgcagaggaggttgggtTGCTGACTTTGAACTGGGAGGAAATAGAAGACATTATATCCCTTGAATTAAGATAATGAGCAGaaacttagttttttttttcaattggtGGGTTGGCATTGCATTAACCTTGGTAATGATATAAATTGGGGGAAGGAGCCAGAGGATTAAAGATGAAGGCTTCATCAGGAGCCCTGGCAGATTTAAGGATTAGAGCCTCAGTATATCAATGCTTTCCATTTCACTCAAGAAGTGGGAGTggttggggagtgggggagggtAGAAAACAGTTTATTTAACATTGAGAAAGGGTGTTTCTGGACAATATTATTTTTCCAGTTTATCCATATTTTTTCCCCTTAAAATCTTCATTCAAATCATGTACAAGGAATTTCAGTTCCTAGAAAACATTCTGGTCATGATGTTTGGTGCAGATATTGTTGGCCAAAGAGgttgtttctttgctgtactgttctatgttctacataaaATAGCTCTATTTTCTATATTCTACATAATGCCAAACCAGGAAAAGAAGAATTTGAAAACTGCAATCATACAATCTATTTCTACAATATTATCTCAATCTCTGTAACTTGGTCTTAATTTCTTGAGAAAGGGTTCAATGGCTGGTTTCTTCCTATTTGCACTCTTTCTCCTGAGTTTTTCTTCTGAGAAATTCATGGTGAATTGTTATAGGCTACACAAAAAAGGCAAAGGATAGCATTTGGACCAAATGGCATGATTATTAACACTTGATGCCCTTTCTTGTTGCAACCAAGCCCAGTTATGAATTCACATAAAGCATACCATTGTTAATATGCAAATAAGCCACGATTTGCAGGAAAACAGAGAATTCAATATGACCAGAATCTGCTTCTCAAGAATCAGAACcatgtttattgtcactgacacatgtcatgaaatgtgttgctttgcagcagcaatatgtgcaaggcataaaattactataaatcacaagaataaataaatagtgcaaaagaaaaatagagatggtgttcatggacaTTTCTGAAAtcggatggtggagaggaagaagttgcTTTTAAACCACTGAGAATAGGTCCTAGAGCTCCCCAACGCAACTCACATTCAACTTTCTTGAGAGTTTTATGAAGTTGCTATATTTGCATATTAAATACACTGCAGTAAGTTGTCCAATAATGTAAATGtacttttttctttttaaatctttttattaattttaaacaaacataaatgaaacattaatacagagagtttgagtacataattaataggttaaagtataaatacaaatagatgataatccatatataataacctcccagactcatagtaattacaaaaaatggagtaaataagaaaaaaaaaacccaaaaaagaaaaaaaaacctaaccaacatcggccattgcattatgtcaaatatacacagtagcatcaataactctgcacctccatccaaataattaaggataataaaagtaaggtttaggaaaagtcagtttagctcatatgaaaatgttgaataaatggtctccaagtttcttcaaatttaactgaaaggtcaaagacaacacttctaattttttctaaactcaaacaagaaatagtttgagaaaaccactgaaatatagttggaggattaatttctttccagttcagtaggatagatcttctagccattaatgtaacaaatgcaatcatccgccagaCCGAgagggataaacaactattatccaccattggtaaaccgaaaattgcagtaataggatgcggttgcaatttgatatttaaaactgttgaaatagtaccgaaaatatatttccaataattttacaagcaagggcaagaccaaaacatgtgggtcaatgaagcaacttcagaatgacatctgtcacaggttggattaacataagaataaaatcgagcaagtttatccttggacatgtgagccctatgtacaaccttaaattgtattagggcatgtttagcacaaatagaagaagaattgactaattgtaaaattttctcgcactgctcagtgggtataagacaatgaagttctttttcccattccttcttaactaatcctatagttaaacatacattacgaatatggtttcaacttcgtaaattctttggcttgaataagtttatcttatcaagcccaattatatctaacttttttttcagccctcttttatggatcaagcctttgtattatggaagacaaaaggtataacatgttttcatgatctatttttagacaacagttttatgtcctttgaacagctatctaataaatataatttgcctaaaactcatttttttagatacttgcaagttagaaatttcttgaataatatgttagtcttttccgaaattatgtccaatggacattacggaattttttttagctctgaatccttgctagaagggtttagtagccatcatttataacatgatcatgaaaatacagccagaagtatcagaaaaaaattaaggAATGGTAAATATACCTTTAACAATGTGAAAATTATTAATGATTACCAATTAACTCTTCTGGTCCAGAAAGTGAACAATTTAATATATTAAATAGAGGTCAGACATAATATTTGGAAATACACCTACTGCCCCACTAGGTCAGTACCAGTACAATCTTGTCCTTAGTTTATTGTAACCATAACTCTGCTCTGAACTTCAGCTGTGGCCTAACTCATGCTTTATATAAATGTCTTTACTCTTATATTATTGTTCCGATCTAAGGAAGGCAAGGATCCCGTTTATCCTATTTCACTATACTGCTACCTTCAGGGTCCAATATTCATTGTGTATATCTCAGTTTTAATTAGTACTCCCAAAATGCACCTATtgatcaggattaaattccatatgCAATTTCTCTGCCCATTTTAGTAACACGGCTATAACGTTCTGTATTCCTAAAGTAAATGAATACATTTTTATTACTTTTCTCCTCCTTCTCCGTTCAAACTCTCCCCCCTTCTATGTTCCTTTCGATGTCTGATTTGACATTGTTTACACTCCTACAAACTGTCATGCCCAATTCTCCTGCATTTTCAATCCTTTAATCCCATTTGTTAAGGAGATACTCTTggttgttccatcacccagctTCTGCGCCATGGAGTTATCAGCTCAAgtttaagtttttaaaaaaagcttctgCTTTTATTTATTGCTAAGAGTCCcaggtggtgacatgtatgtactctgataataaattttactttgaatttttaagaaaaaacTAATGTTGTGAGAGAAATTCTAGTCCAATAAGTTACCGGACATTTATTTTGCAAACCATTTCTTTCTACTATACAAATCTGGTTATTTTAATACTTAATGCTCTTCGTAAGTCAGATTAAAGATAACCAGATGATATTAAAAACTGAAACGTAATACTTGGAGGGCGTCACATTCCACAAAAGACATTCCTAGAGACCAGgatatttctttttttaaaaatctaacaCCTTTATCGCACCTTTGAATTTCTTTCATGGGGCATGAAATAATTGGCCCAAAAAACGTATTTACGGTAAACCAAAAAGATATTAAAGCTGGGTAACTGGAACAGAACAATCAGTAGGTTTGATGAGCAGAAGCAGTGCCAATGTACAGGTCCGATGGCAGCTTGCCCGCTTTTGGCCGGATGCAGCATTCCAGCCCGCTGACTCTGAGGCAGCCGCGCCAGCCTAGGTTGTAAACAAGGTCGCCTGCCTGCCTCCCGGCCAGAAGGGGAGGTACGGACGGATCCAGGCACTTCCAGAATACTCACTCTTGTGACGAATGTGCACTGTGATGCCGTTTAAGAGACGCGGGGCGGCTCCTCTGAGGTCAGGCGAGAGGACGCACTCCGCTATACTTAGTGGAGCGAGGCTGAGGTAATCCGGATAAAGTTAGGGTTGTGTGTGTCGTAGCTGGAATTAAAGGCAGCGCCGAGTCGTCCAAGTGCGGGGAGTGGTGATGACAGTGGCTATTTCTGACGGCGACCCGGATTGGCGGCTATAAGAAGGCCGGGATGCGTTTTCACAGCAGCGTATTGACTCGCTATCCTGAAAACACCTTCAGCGTCTCTATCCAAGCGGAGGATAAGGTGCCAGTCGACAACCCGAGCGCCGCGGTGAAGAGTGAGGCCTCCTGCCCCCCTGCCAGCATGCCCGCCTTCTCAAGCTACGACCCACTCACCCAGGCCCCGGCCTCGGTTCCGGGCCCAGCCGTGCACCTCTACACGTCGACCTCCAGGATTCCCCTGCGGCCGCTGGAGAGGGGCGTGCCCGTCCAGGTGCTGAGCGAGAGGGCTCACACCGCCCCCGAACGCGCAGATCGAGGCCGAGGCAGTGAAAAGCCATCGCAAGTTTGGGGCCAAGGCCTGGAGGGAACCTCTGGGGAGGCAGAAGAAGAGGTGGCGCGGGTAGGTAGTCGAACCGAGAGCCCTGAGCGAGCTGGCCCTAGTCGCGTTTCAGCTTTGCAGGCGGCGGAACTCGAGCTCGGCGCGGGCTACAGGACGGTGGATCTGGTGGTGGAGAACCGGTCGGAGAAAAACGCCAGGATTGCACGTTACTTGGCTGAGGTGGAAAAGCAAAACAGTTACTTGAGGGAGAAACAAAAGTACAGGTTTCACAGCATTCCCGACGGCAATTGCCTATACAGGGCGGTCAGCAAGGCTGTCTATGGCGACCAGACCATGCACAAGGAGCTGAGAGAACAAACTGTGTACCACATCGCTGATCACCTGGATGAGTTCAATCCCATTATTGAAGGTGATGTTGGGGAGTTCCTGATAAGTGCCGCTCAGGACGGGGCTTGGGCCGGGTACCCGGAGCTACTGGCTATGAGTCAGATGCTGAAGGTTAACATCTACTTAACCACTGGCGGTAGTATGGAAAGCCCGACCGTGTCTACTATGGTGCATTGCCTTGGCCCCGAAGACCAGTCCAAACCCAGCATATGGTTGAGTTGGTTGAGCAATGGACACTACGATGCTGTTTTTGATCAGTCACTACCCAACCCAGAATACGAAACATGGTGCGCACAGACACACGTTCAGAGGAAAAGAGACGAAGAACTGGCTAAAGCCATGGCAGCTTCTCTTTCTAAAATGTACATTGAGCAGAACGGTAGCTTTTGAGTCGTTCCACACACTACAGTGTTTGTCAGGACTTAAGGTTCCTTGTTGAACTGGTGAAACCGAAATGAGTAAGACTGGCAGCCTGAAGTAGAATTGTAAATATTGTTGATATATAGTTTTGATTTTTACTTTTGTTTTAAATTCTTACACATTCTGATCAGGCTAATGGCACTTTAAATGGATCTTACAATCAACTATATAAGTAACGCCTTAATTCAATGTGTGAATTTATGGATGTTTAACTGATGAAGGTTTCAGGACACCCGAGTTTTAATCGGGTTTACTGGAGTTATGAGACCACAGAATTAAATGAAAAAGAACTGTTTCATTGatatttttgtaatattttacatttctgATGTTTGGAAATTAATTTGTTAAGTCTCTGGTTTGGAaagcttttttttccttttggagAACACTTTTACAGAAGGATTTGTTCATGTTGCATTTTATGCAATCATTTGTTGCTGTATTACCTGATAAGTTCATGTATTCTGGCAGGTGGCAGGTGGCTGGTCGCCATTACATTTCTGCCTTGATTTTATAATTTGATAAGAAGTTTCAGATCTTCCAGAGCTTCATTATAGTTAATTTTATTACCTTCTGTGACATGCCACCTCACTTCTGATTTTTATACGTTGTCCAAGGTGCATTAAGTTCTAACTTCCTAAGATGGTTTGCAAGGTCAAACCTGTAACCAGTTTATAACTGTTGTATTTGTTTTGATTATACAATTATTAATCAACATGGAATGAATAAAGTTGTAATGTTTCTCACAAGTCATTACTTGAATTAAATATTTGACGTCTTGTAGAATCATCTTCAATAGGAATTCATAGTAAGATTCAAAATGACATGGGTATTTGTTGATGAGCACATTATTTTCATTGAGGAGAAAGATTAATCATGCTAGGTTTGCTTTCTTTAGAAAGAGGAACCTGGAAGTGTGTAAAATCTGAGGTGCCTCAGCAGAACTTGACAATTCAGTATATAAATGTAAGCTATTGACAGAAGTGTTAAGGAGAAGGTGAAAGTTAAAACTAAACCAGACAGTGGTAGGTGCTTGAAACCAACTTATTTGCAAGTGTCGCAGAGGGAAAAACCTGTTGCCACGTTTAAAAGTACTTGAGATATTCCTATTTACTTAGAACTGAAATGTGGAATTAGCTAGGAGAGATTTTTATTAGCTAGCATGGACACACAGACACATGGCAACCTCCTGTGGTGCAAGTTTCTATGATTCAATGAAAAGAACCACAAAGGACAAAGGAAATGAGAATTTTATTAATGCAGTAATTTGTTAGGCAATTTTGCATTAATAAATTAGAAGTTGAAACATATTGTCACTTCTAAATGGGAACTTGGAAAGGAAAACATTTAGCAGTGCTTCAGGGAAATTGCAGCCATATGGACTGCTAATTGTTGTGCAATAattaagatttttaaaatgttaaagTTTTTATTTTAGATATTTCAACAATAAGCAAGGGAAAGTCAACAAGTGTTAAATCATGCAGCGTGGTGTTTAATTGTGAAAGGGAGCTTTTTGTCCCTGATCCTACAGTGTATTAAAGCAGTTTAAATGTGTGACCAAAGTTTGTTAATTATGAGTCCCTTTAATGTTTTCTCATTTATTAATGTAGGACAGGATaaattcaatttcaatgtttgttTTAAAATTGGAAGAGGTACAATGTGCCAAAGGTAACAAATGTTTAATATGAAAAGACAATGTAGAAATATATTTAAACCagttaacaaaaaaaaattgaaacatGGTATCATTTAGATATGTAACGGAATTTTTAAAATCGGGTATCTCACTGTGAAGAGATCTCTCATTACAGGGTTAATGTTGCTTTCTTGCAATTGTCATACTAATTCCAAGCCTACAATCAAGTACCCAATTACACTCATTCCATTTTTGACTTCCCACTTGGGAGAAACTTGTATGGTCACCACCATGCACACATCATTCGGTCAATATTGAACTTAGGTCATTAGAACTGAGGTAGCAGCTGTACTGGCTGTGTAACTCTGCTGCCTAATAAATCCATCACTAAAAGCTTTGTAATTCAAAACAATTCCCCTTGGCGAGTTCCTCAAGGTCTGGAATGATTTAAGTCGATATGTCAAAATCAATAGTCTGATGGATTGAAATCCTGTCTGGGAAAAAAATAAAGTCACTGCATATTCACATTTGTATGTGAAGGACTTGGAGATGAATGTTGGAGGTTgataaagtttgtggatgacacaaattGGTAAAGCTGTAGATGGTAAGAAAGGTTGTTTAAGACTATGGTAGGATATGGATTTGATAGAAAGTTGGGCAAAAtgttggcagatagaatttaatcctTGAGAAAAGTGgtacattttgggaagtcaaatagaGTTGggcatgtacagtaaatggtgggaCATTAGGAATATTGATGAACAGAGGAACCTAGGAGTTGAACTCTAGTTCTCTGAAATGGCAAAatgggtagatagggtggtgaagaagacttgccttcattggtcagggaatggaatataaaagttgtGTTATTAAGTTGCAATTTTACAAAACAATGGTTTGACCATTTCTGGTTGTCATATTAGAGAAAGGAATTGGTTGGAGTGTAGAATTTTCCACCAGGAGATTCATCTGGATACTCCCTGGATAGGAGCATAGttgttatgaggagagattggataggcaggACTTGGTTTCCTAGGAATGAGGGAGCTGAgctgtgacctgatagaggtttataacattGCACCATTGCATGGGGATAAATAatagaatataagaaataagaaCAGGTGTAGGCTATCTGGATAGTTGAGCctgttctaccattcaataagattacagCTGATCTGGCTCTGTACTCAGTtataattcccctgctatgcaaaacaGTTACCTAACTGTATTAAATACATTTAATAAGGTAGCTTCTACTGCTTtcctggacagagaattccacagattcactatttatctctgttctaatctatttccctgaatcttgaggctatgttccctaattcaagtctcacttaccagtggaaatAAATTTCTTAacatctatcttatctatccctttcataactttatgtttctataatcttcccctctcattctttgaaCTCCAGAATGTATAGTCCCAGGCAATGCAACCTCTCTTCATAGGTTAGCCCCTTCATCTCAGGATCAACCTGGTGAACGTCCTCTGTActgcctccaatgccagtacTTCTTTCTCCAAATAAGGACAGAACGGTATGTAGTGCTCCCAACAGCAGCCTCACCAGCTTCCCATATATTTGCCACGTAACTTCCCTGCTTTTAACTTCAATAGCATcggaggccaacattccattcttGATAgtctgttgcacctgcaaacgaATCTTTAGTGATTCATGCTCAAGCACTCCGAAATCCATCTTTCATTATTTAAAGAATAATCTCATCTGttctttttccttccaaaatgggTGACCTTGTATTTTCtaatgtattccatctgtcagagtcttgcccactcacttaactaaTTTTTGTCCTTTGATCCTCTGCGCAATTTACTTTTACACTCATTttagtgtcatcagtgaacttagaTGTGTTACAATTGGTCTTCcttttttcccatggtagggataTTAAAAACAATAGGACACTGGTTTGTGAATGGAAAGGAGTTAATTGAACTTGATAGGCTAGTTTTCCTTTTAACATAGTGATTGATATCTGGAACATGTTACTAGAGGAGGTGGAATTTAATAAGAGAttatatttaagaaacattttAACAGGCAGGGCATAGGATACTGAACAAATTGGGACAAATAGTATTGATGTAGAAGGGCTAAAAGATCaggcaaacacacaaaatgcagaaggaacttagcaggtcaggcagcatctatggaaaagaatatcaATGTTTCAGCCTAAGATCCTTCATCATAGTTCAGATGCACACTCGAGTTagttgccaagaaagctaaaattgATATTGATAGTGATCTTACTGCTTTTTATAACATTTCCCAAATGATAGCAAGGTGTGAAAAATcccatacaattggtgaaagattaataatgcctgctgtatcagaagtgctcaccactgctctcaaaatggataccaacattttaaaatcgattcctctgagtaataactgtagcttgcTGTATTCATGAAATGAATGAAGGTATTGAGTATTAACTGCACAGAActacaaaaaaacacaatttgGGATGCAACTATATGAGTCAACTGTGTGAGACAATGAG
Encoded proteins:
- the LOC140732270 gene encoding OTU domain-containing protein 1, whose protein sequence is MRFHSSVLTRYPENTFSVSIQAEDKVPVDNPSAAVKSEASCPPASMPAFSSYDPLTQAPASVPGPAVHLYTSTSRIPLRPLERGVPVQVLSERAHTAPERADRGRGSEKPSQVWGQGLEGTSGEAEEEVARVGSRTESPERAGPSRVSALQAAELELGAGYRTVDLVVENRSEKNARIARYLAEVEKQNSYLREKQKYRFHSIPDGNCLYRAVSKAVYGDQTMHKELREQTVYHIADHLDEFNPIIEGDVGEFLISAAQDGAWAGYPELLAMSQMLKVNIYLTTGGSMESPTVSTMVHCLGPEDQSKPSIWLSWLSNGHYDAVFDQSLPNPEYETWCAQTHVQRKRDEELAKAMAASLSKMYIEQNGSF